The following are encoded together in the Pedobacter sp. D749 genome:
- a CDS encoding Sir2 family NAD-dependent protein deacetylase, whose protein sequence is MKLVVLTGAGISAESGLKTFRDADGLWEGYNIYDVATPEAWERNPELVQEFYNERRRQVLAAKPNHAHHLLAELEKDFDVEIITQNIDDLHERAGSTKVTHLHGVITKSQSDLKSELVYPITGAEIKMGELCEFGSQLRPHVVWFGEAVPIIEVAAKLCKQADVFAIIGTSLAVYPAAGLIDFVPSVIDKYIIDPKTPDVKRYKNVINIEKNAVEGVAELKGLLSNAR, encoded by the coding sequence ATGAAATTAGTTGTGTTAACAGGAGCAGGGATCAGTGCCGAAAGTGGATTAAAAACATTCAGGGATGCTGATGGTTTGTGGGAAGGTTACAATATATATGATGTGGCCACACCCGAAGCCTGGGAAAGAAATCCGGAATTAGTACAGGAGTTCTATAACGAAAGAAGAAGACAGGTTTTAGCTGCAAAACCCAACCATGCCCATCATTTATTGGCAGAACTGGAAAAAGATTTTGATGTAGAAATTATTACCCAAAATATTGATGATTTGCATGAAAGGGCAGGATCAACCAAAGTTACCCATCTTCATGGTGTAATTACCAAATCGCAATCCGATTTAAAATCAGAATTAGTTTATCCCATTACAGGCGCTGAAATTAAAATGGGCGAGTTATGCGAATTCGGTTCTCAGCTCAGGCCCCATGTAGTTTGGTTTGGTGAAGCCGTTCCGATAATAGAAGTAGCGGCTAAACTTTGTAAACAGGCCGACGTATTTGCAATTATTGGTACATCATTAGCCGTTTATCCGGCAGCAGGCCTGATAGACTTTGTGCCATCTGTGATCGACAAATACATCATTGATCCTAAGACACCAGATGTAAAACGTTATAAAAACGTAATCAATATCGAGAAAAATGCAGTCGAAGGTGTTGCAGAGTTAAAAGGACTGTTGTCGAATGCCAGATAA
- a CDS encoding ABC transporter substrate-binding protein: MKVVSFLPAATKMIYDMGLQEYLHGVTFECPKEAVDQPKVVRCILEGKNYSSIEIDRIFSASKAQGKSLYWVDDELLESIAPDVVFTQDICEVCNIDTVCTETAVMKLSKLPTLVPLSPNNLQDVFECAITIAKALGKEEVALNYLASLQKKTDYILDQLRANRAPLKRIMLMEWIEPIYNCGHWIPFQIAAAGGVDMLSNPAGDSIVTPWEKILKYNPEVLVIAPCGFDQKRSLEEMALLTSKPGWDNLEAVKNNQVYIADFDMFTQPSIGTLVEGIEALACMFHPEIFKADENMAKKFINYAQSLQSV; encoded by the coding sequence ATGAAAGTTGTTTCTTTTTTACCTGCCGCTACCAAAATGATTTACGATATGGGCCTGCAAGAATACCTGCATGGCGTAACATTCGAATGCCCTAAAGAGGCAGTAGATCAGCCAAAAGTTGTCCGCTGTATCCTCGAAGGCAAAAACTATTCAAGTATCGAAATCGATCGCATATTTTCAGCCTCAAAAGCGCAGGGTAAAAGTCTGTATTGGGTAGATGATGAGTTGTTAGAAAGCATAGCGCCCGACGTGGTTTTTACACAGGATATCTGCGAGGTTTGTAATATCGATACCGTTTGTACAGAAACGGCCGTAATGAAGCTAAGCAAACTACCTACGCTGGTTCCTTTATCGCCAAATAACTTACAGGATGTATTCGAATGTGCCATAACCATTGCCAAAGCTTTGGGTAAGGAAGAAGTGGCTTTAAATTACCTCGCAAGCTTACAAAAGAAAACAGATTATATTTTAGATCAGCTTAGGGCTAACCGGGCACCGTTAAAAAGGATCATGCTGATGGAATGGATCGAACCGATCTATAATTGCGGACATTGGATTCCTTTTCAGATTGCTGCAGCTGGTGGTGTTGATATGCTTTCCAACCCTGCTGGTGATTCGATTGTTACTCCATGGGAAAAGATTCTGAAGTACAATCCAGAAGTTTTGGTAATTGCTCCTTGTGGGTTCGATCAAAAAAGAAGTCTTGAAGAAATGGCGCTGCTCACCTCAAAACCAGGATGGGATAATTTAGAAGCCGTAAAGAATAATCAGGTTTATATTGCCGACTTTGATATGTTTACCCAGCCAAGCATTGGTACTTTGGTAGAAGGTATTGAAGCTTTAGCTTGCATGTTCCACCCGGAGATTTTTAAAGCTGATGAAAATATGGCTAAGAAGTTTATCAATTACGCGCAATCACTACAATCAGTGTAA
- a CDS encoding DUF6580 family putative transport protein, with protein sequence MSHLKFNPRTLILLLMILAITAFRLLVTFNSDELKFANFSSIGAVALFGGAYFKDNLKAFAFPLLSLFLSDLILSATIFSKYSSGFLYEGWYWTYIAFALMVLVGRIMLKNVSIVNLLASTLVIVLIHWIVSDIGVWYHNPAYTQDIAGFWTCLVKAIPFEIRFLEGTVIYGALLFGAFEILKVKYPVLKLQTQKL encoded by the coding sequence ATGTCTCATTTAAAATTTAATCCACGCACCTTAATTTTGCTGTTGATGATATTGGCCATAACGGCATTCCGTTTATTGGTAACATTCAACTCTGATGAATTAAAGTTCGCCAATTTCTCATCAATAGGTGCTGTAGCTTTATTTGGAGGAGCCTATTTTAAAGATAATTTAAAAGCATTTGCCTTCCCGTTATTAAGCTTGTTCTTAAGTGATTTGATTTTATCGGCCACCATCTTTAGCAAATACAGCAGTGGTTTTCTTTATGAAGGCTGGTATTGGACCTATATTGCCTTTGCTTTGATGGTGTTGGTTGGTAGAATAATGCTTAAAAATGTAAGCATAGTAAATCTGTTGGCATCAACCTTAGTTATTGTTTTAATCCACTGGATTGTAAGCGATATTGGTGTATGGTACCATAACCCTGCATATACGCAAGATATTGCCGGTTTTTGGACGTGTTTAGTCAAAGCTATTCCATTCGAGATTAGATTCTTAGAAGGAACTGTGATTTACGGCGCATTACTTTTTGGAGCTTTCGAAATCTTGAAAGTAAAATACCCGGTATTAAAGCTGCAAACGCAAAAGTTATAA
- a CDS encoding DUF5074 domain-containing protein — MKQLNLKQLLIGALVLTTGLYACKKDSIENLQIDPVVGKYENGFFVIGEGSYGQNSGAVSFYRYGDDTLNIRAYEKENPGKILSNAAKTSTLQFASVINGSIYLMCKVNGPIVKINEYTLKEEARYVQEASNWISIIQVDGNRGLVSANDGVYQIDLNTLAVQNKLTSVGAVNTGDMWKKGDYIYLLQSNGAKIVSANNYSLIKSFSGINRGFAQTPNGKIWASTGSRLIAIDNNLDTAGIALPVSIGTFGLDAPTRITSSTKENAVFYHSGKAIYKYIDGDKTSLSQPFINISEDPFMVYGAIRYDKNRDYIVVNGIQNYGAAATVNYLLIYNASTGALVKRIKYGGDGVTTDFTKIFFNDLAIFH; from the coding sequence ATGAAACAATTGAACTTAAAACAGCTTCTGATAGGGGCATTAGTTTTAACTACCGGCTTATACGCTTGTAAAAAGGACAGTATAGAAAACCTGCAGATAGATCCGGTTGTAGGTAAATACGAAAATGGCTTTTTTGTAATTGGGGAAGGTTCTTATGGCCAAAATTCGGGCGCAGTGAGTTTTTACCGTTATGGTGATGATACCCTTAATATCAGGGCTTATGAAAAAGAAAATCCAGGTAAAATACTATCAAATGCTGCCAAAACCAGTACGTTGCAGTTTGCTTCGGTTATTAACGGAAGTATTTATTTAATGTGCAAGGTAAATGGCCCGATTGTAAAAATAAACGAATACACCTTAAAAGAAGAAGCAAGATATGTACAGGAAGCCAGCAACTGGATAAGTATTATACAGGTTGATGGAAACAGGGGATTGGTGAGTGCAAACGATGGTGTTTACCAGATTGATCTGAACACATTAGCCGTACAAAATAAACTGACTTCAGTTGGTGCAGTGAATACCGGCGACATGTGGAAAAAAGGCGATTACATTTACCTGTTGCAGAGCAATGGTGCCAAAATTGTATCCGCTAATAATTATTCACTAATTAAAAGTTTCTCCGGTATTAACAGAGGTTTTGCTCAAACACCTAATGGAAAAATTTGGGCATCTACGGGTAGCAGGTTAATTGCCATTGATAATAACTTAGATACAGCAGGTATAGCATTACCTGTGTCAATAGGAACATTTGGATTGGATGCACCGACCCGCATTACCTCATCAACAAAAGAAAATGCCGTTTTCTATCACTCAGGAAAGGCAATTTATAAATACATTGATGGTGATAAAACATCGCTATCGCAGCCATTTATTAATATAAGCGAAGATCCTTTTATGGTTTACGGAGCCATCCGTTACGATAAAAACAGAGATTATATCGTAGTAAACGGAATTCAAAATTATGGGGCAGCTGCTACCGTAAACTACTTATTGATTTATAATGCATCTACAGGTGCATTGGTTAAAAGAATTAAATACGGTGGTGATGGCGTTACTACCGATTTTACAAAGATATTTTTTAATGATTTAGCAATCTTTCATTAA
- a CDS encoding TonB-dependent siderophore receptor — protein MNKKRMLTVASLGLAQLMIGQVANAQTQDSLQLKDVVISATKNDQKQSQTGKVVTIISREVLDRSNGKSLPDLLNEQAGIIISGGNSNQGKDKSIFFRGSGSGYTLVLIDGIIQNDPSSISGTFDLRLFSIDQIDHIEILKGGQSTIYGSDAVAGVINIVTKKGGPKGNTIYGVASAGSFETYKGTIGLNGGVEDFSYNINYTHFKTDGISEAVAPVGSTAMFDKDGFKTDGLNANFGIKLDKHFSVNPFLRYFYGDYKIDEGAFADGLPTNNSILKQFSAGFNSEYKFNTGKITLNYSHESNSNDVKSSYAGFPSNFLNFGKLNVVDLFYNQKLGNKLDLLVGIDNRKMKLVTDTKNPTTNIFAAYGSLFLHDLSIFNLEVGGRYNKHDQYGENYTYSVTPSINIIKEVKLFGTVSTAFKVPTLNMLFGQYGANLDLKPEKSQNYEAGVNLNIDEEAFTLRITGFKRDLTDAIVYTTGYINQGNQKYKGFEIEPAAKFSVFNINGYYAFVEGNTGTTNFLIRRPKHTFGINAGAQATSNLYASVNFRYFGKRFDTNFISYLDEEMPSYNLLNAYVEYALAKKRVKVFFDAKNILNKKYTEIIGYNTPGFNFNTGVSFNIR, from the coding sequence ATGAACAAAAAAAGAATGCTAACTGTAGCCAGTTTAGGGCTAGCACAGTTAATGATTGGCCAGGTGGCTAATGCTCAAACTCAAGACAGTTTGCAGCTTAAAGATGTTGTAATTTCTGCAACTAAAAATGACCAGAAACAATCCCAGACCGGAAAAGTGGTCACTATCATCAGTCGCGAAGTATTAGATCGCAGCAATGGCAAATCATTACCCGATTTATTAAATGAACAGGCTGGTATCATCATCAGCGGAGGAAACAGCAACCAGGGAAAAGATAAAAGTATCTTTTTCAGGGGATCGGGCAGTGGTTACACTCTGGTATTAATAGATGGTATTATACAGAATGATCCTTCAAGCATTAGCGGAACCTTCGATCTACGTCTGTTCTCCATTGACCAGATCGATCATATCGAGATTTTAAAAGGTGGTCAGTCTACCATTTACGGATCAGATGCCGTTGCAGGCGTAATCAATATTGTAACTAAAAAGGGTGGACCTAAAGGAAATACCATTTACGGTGTAGCCAGTGCAGGCAGCTTCGAAACTTACAAAGGAACTATCGGTTTAAATGGTGGTGTAGAAGATTTTTCTTACAATATTAACTACACGCATTTTAAAACTGATGGTATTTCGGAAGCCGTTGCGCCAGTTGGAAGTACAGCCATGTTTGATAAAGACGGTTTTAAAACAGATGGTTTAAATGCCAATTTCGGGATTAAACTCGACAAACATTTCTCTGTTAACCCTTTTCTGCGTTATTTCTATGGAGATTATAAAATAGATGAAGGTGCGTTTGCCGATGGCTTACCAACTAATAACTCTATTTTAAAGCAGTTTAGTGCGGGCTTCAATTCAGAATACAAATTCAATACTGGTAAAATAACGTTAAATTATAGCCACGAGAGCAATTCAAATGATGTAAAGTCTAGTTATGCAGGTTTTCCAAGTAATTTTTTAAACTTCGGTAAACTTAATGTAGTTGATTTATTCTACAACCAGAAACTGGGTAATAAATTAGATTTATTGGTAGGTATCGACAACAGAAAAATGAAATTAGTTACTGATACCAAAAACCCAACAACCAATATCTTCGCTGCTTATGGATCATTGTTCTTACATGATTTAAGTATTTTTAACCTGGAAGTAGGCGGACGTTACAATAAACATGACCAATATGGCGAAAACTATACCTACTCAGTTACCCCAAGCATTAACATTATTAAAGAAGTAAAATTATTTGGAACAGTATCTACTGCATTCAAAGTTCCTACACTGAATATGTTGTTTGGTCAATATGGTGCCAATCTTGATCTGAAACCAGAAAAATCTCAAAATTATGAGGCTGGTGTAAACTTAAATATCGATGAAGAAGCATTTACTTTGCGCATTACAGGTTTTAAACGCGATTTAACTGATGCTATCGTTTACACCACTGGTTATATTAATCAGGGTAACCAAAAGTATAAAGGTTTTGAGATTGAGCCAGCGGCAAAATTCAGTGTTTTCAATATTAATGGTTACTATGCTTTTGTTGAAGGAAATACGGGAACAACCAATTTTTTAATCCGTAGACCAAAACACACCTTCGGCATTAATGCAGGTGCACAGGCAACCAGCAACCTATATGCAAGTGTCAACTTCCGTTATTTTGGCAAACGTTTCGATACCAATTTTATATCTTATTTAGATGAAGAGATGCCATCATATAACCTGTTAAATGCATATGTAGAATATGCCCTTGCTAAAAAACGCGTGAAAGTATTTTTTGATGCCAAAAATATCCTGAATAAAAAATATACTGAAATTATTGGCTACAATACACCAGGCTTTAACTTTAATACAGGTGTAAGTTTTAATATCCGCTAA